In Heptranchias perlo isolate sHepPer1 chromosome 13, sHepPer1.hap1, whole genome shotgun sequence, the genomic stretch CAATCGCCTGGTACACCACGCGGTCCTGTAAACAATCGCCTGGTACACCACGCGGTCCAGTAAACAATCGCCTGGTACACCACGCGGTCCTGTAAACAATCGCCTGGAACACCTCGCGGTCCCTGGGGGGGGAGGAAGGCTGTATTTACTGGACACAGTGGGAGCTGTTGTTACTGGGcccttggcggggggggggtgctgtTTTTACTGGTCCCTGGTGGGGCGGGGTGCTGtttttactgggccctggggggggggaggactgtTTTTACCGGGCCCTGGGGGGGGGTGCTGTTTTTACTGGGccctggtggggggggtgtgCAGTTTTTACTGGGccctggtggggggggtgtgctgtttttactgggccctgggggggggggggggaggactgtttttactgggccctggggggggtgCTGTTTTTACTgggccctgtggggggggggctgtttttactgggccctggggggggtgCTGTTTTTACTGggccctggcggggggggctgtttttactgggccctggggtggGTGCTGtttttactgggccctggggggagctgtttttactgggccctgggggggggggactgtttttactgggccctggggggggggggcgctgtttttactgggccctggggggggggtgctgtttttactgggccctggggggggggtgctgttttaactgggccctggggggactGTTTTTACTGGGCCCTGGTGGGGGGTCTGTTTTTACTGGGCCCTGGTGGGGGGTCTGTTTTTACTGGGCCCTGGTGGGGGGTCTGTTTTTACTGGGCCCTGGTGGGGGGGCTGTTTTTACTGGGCCCTGTGGGGGGTCTGTTTTTACTGGGCCCTGGTGGGGGGGCTGTTTTTACTGGGCCCTGTGGGGGGCTATTTTTACTGGGCCCTGGTGGGGGGACTGtttttactgggccctgggggggagGCGCTGtttttactgggccctggggggagcTGTTTTTACTGGGCCCTGTGGGGGGCGCTGTTTTTACTGGGCCCTGGTGGGGGGGCTGTTTTTACTGGGCCCTGGTGGGGGGGCTGtttttactgggccctggggggactGTTTTTACTGGGCCCTGGTGGGGGGGCTGTTTTTACTGGGCCCTGGTGGGGGGTCTGTTTTTACTGGGCCCTGGTGGGGGGGCTGtttttactgggccctggggggactGTTTTTACTGGGCCCTGGTGGGGGGGTCTGTTTTTACTGGGCCCTGGTGGGGGGGCTGtttttactgggccctggggggactGTTTTTACTGGGCCCTGGTGGGGGGTCTGTTTTTACTGGGCCCTGGTGGGGGGGCTGtttttactgggccctgggggggggggatgttttTACTGGGCCCTGTGAAGGGCTGTTTTTACTGGGCCCTGGTGGGGGAACTGTTTTTACTGGgccctggtgggggggggagctgcTTTTTGGTTGTTGAAGCTGCTGAATGATCCTTTGTTGGAGGATCCTTGTTTGTGTTTGGGACTTGCTTTTAATGTTCATAAGGCCACTGTGTCTGTTGCTGACAGGTCCTTCTTCTGAATGCGAGAGGGCAATTCATCTGTGGAGGAGTGCTAATTCATCAGTTTTGGGTACTGACTGCTGCTCATTGTGTCGATGATGGAGGGCATTTTAGAGCCAAACTCGGTATGGAAAACTGTCAATCATTTTGGGTATAACTCACAGCTCCTACAATCGCCTAGGCCCTAAAGTAAGGTGTGTCTCTCACTGGGCAAAGCTCACAGCCTCCAGTTTCTAGAGAGAATTGTGTCAAAtacctctctgttgtccagctaagtgggactgcccttgcttggctgCACTCTTACCTTTCCAGTCTCAGCCAGAGCATctacagcaatggcttctcttccacccTGCACCATTTCCTTTGGAGTCCCCTAGGGAtcttagatgctgagagattgtttcccatggctagaaagtcagacttgactattccaatgctctcctggccgacttcCCATCCGCCCTACTCTATAAATTTCagtccatccaaaactctgcggcCCATTTCCTATggtacaccaagtcccactcacccatcactcctgtccttgctgacttacattggttcTAGGCCCCCAGTGCCTCCATGGCATTCTCATCTTCGTGTTTATGTTCCTTGATGGCCTTGTTCCCTCatgctcccccgccccccccgcctcaTCATTATGCCCAGGGGACATTCAGTTTCTAGGTGCGGCAAAGAGGAAATAGGGCCACAGACCTGCTGCACCAGGTCTCCACTCCACAATGCTGCTCTGGGATTTCCTGGGCTTCCCTGGATTGACATCACTGAGTCTGTGCCCAGCATACGTATGGTAATGAGGTGGGAGAGGACGTTCCAGGCCTCTCACTTCACTTTCTTCTGACTTCACCTGTGGGTGCCCAAAGGAAGGGACACTCTATGAAACCTGTCAGCAGAGCTCGTGTTGGGACCCTCTGCAGGCCTCAGAATCTGTGGACGTCCTGGGAGCACTCCGAATAAACAAGGAGGCACAAGATCAGTACAGGTATTTAAAGTATTTACCACCCCCCTTTCCCAACCTCAAATGATCTTCGGGCCTTGGAACCTTCTGGTTGCTGCTCTCCAGTCCCTGCGCAAGGCCCTGCTGGGGACAGGTCTGCTCCAGGATACACCCGGGTTTTACAAAATAGAGCGCACTCCTCCTCTCAGAGGTGCAACTGCACCAGTGGGGGGACTGGAGAGGAAAATTAGCCATGTAGTGGTATCCTCTGTTCATTTCCATGTGCTGCTACAATCCCTGAAGAAGGGAGCCAGCCTATAAATAATTCTGGCTGCTCATATGGCACAAAATTTTTGACATTATGCTCATCTACATTTCAGGTGAGCATAACAGAACAGTTGTTGAACACACTGAGGATACTATTCGAGTGAGCTTCGTGCACGTCCACCACAACTTCAGACGTACCAACATGGACAGTGACATTGCTCTCCTCCGACTAGCTGAGGCTGCCATCTTCAGTAATTACATCATACCAGTGTGCCTGCCCACCAAAGAGATGGCAGAGAGAAATCTACTCATTCCAAACAAGGTAGTGCTGGTCACAGGATGGGGTGCTATGGATGAAAACGATGATAGGATCCGCCCTAGTACTCTATTATTCATCAATGTCAGATTGACCTCCCACAAACTGTGTAGGGAGAAGCTCGGAGACAAAATCACAGGCAACATGGTCTGCGCAGGAAGCCCTAGTTCCCGCAAGGATGCCTGCAAAGGAGACAGTGGTGGACCTATGGTCACTCTAGTCAATGGCACGTGGTTTCTGGTGGGACTGGTCAGCTGGGGAGAAGGTTGTGGCCGCTATCAAACATTTGGTGTTTACACAAAAGTGACCAATTATCTGGACTGGATATATTCACTGACTAACAACTAACTCTTTCCAAATCTACTCTATACTAACCTGATTAATCTGCAGGTGAAAGTGATGTTTCTAATGTCTTTCCAATGTGCCTAAAATTGTGTTAAATTAGATTGGAGATCTATTTCATGCTCTAAGTGCGAGGTGCTACATGTATCGTGGTAATTTGGTGATGATCTCCCATACTGAAAAACAAGGTGACTTATACTCAGATACAGCTTGTGTATTACATCTTATTGTAATAGATTGGGATGATGGGTAACTCAGCCTCACCAAAGAAAAAAGGTAGTCAGTCCCTGCTTACACTGTTCAATCCTGGTTCCTTTCTCAGTGTTCTAAGTGTGCTCTACTCTTCAGTAATTCAAGGGATATTTATCTGCTACATTACAAAATTTATATGTTGAAAGCAGCATTGAATCATTTAAATGTACCAGTTTTTCACATGCCTACTCTGGGCTCAGGTGGCATGGTGCCACAATTCATTGGCACTATAATATTCAGCTAGGAAATGGGTTTGTGCCTCTAACTGTCCATTAATTGAATTCTTGATGTTAGCTCTGCCTTTGGTGGAGGCTCTTAGTGAAGACCCAATAGGAGGatgagaacaacttgcatttatctcgcGCCAtttacaatctcaggacatcccaaagcgctttacaactaatgaagtactttttgaagtgtagtcactgttgtaatgtaaagagggagggaaggaagacaaCATGACCAGTGCTGGCCTCCTTTATCATACCACCAGCAGCTGGTTCAAGACTGGATTTGACAAGAGTCCAGGAACAGTGTATATCTCAGGAGGGGCTATTTTGTTTCTAAAGTGCAGAAATAAAGAACCTGAAGGTTAAACAGGGCGGACATGTGAAGGTTGAACAGGGCTTGACGCCTGAAGATTAAATGGGCTGGGCTGCCCTTCAGAGGAATTTCTGAAAATATCATGTGCTGTTAGCTCTGATACTGATAACTTGGAGTCTACATAATAATAAACCTTTATTCTACACTTTAACCTTGGTTCTGTTGGTGCATTTTCTGCTTTTCACAAATTGCAAAAAATTTGAAAGTTTGAGCCATCAAagactagttgatctcctgtgatgAACGAGTCACATTGTGTATGGGCACCAGCCAGGCGTGGAGCCAGAAGGGCTACGAGAAACGTCATTGGCCACTGAAGACAGGCAAAATAAAATGTACGTATTTTTCACAGAGGGAGCAGGCCCTTCCATTTTCCCACCATGAAACCTGTTCTTCCACATGAGTACTTTATATTAAGGCTGCATacagtgacaccacaagtcccggccagaatggagatgatttggtaattcccctgtcaattgCACCTGGAGACCGCACAGTTATAtgtaactgggattgattttgcacgcataatttgtattatgtaactatcctccatgctgcattttgctggagaaataatcctgcttttatcaggagatgttgctgtagttttggtcatgagttctgtttgctgtagttcgtagagactctgtttaaatagatgcTGGTTGCTGAGTAAATGGACTGTTTGCTGTATGTCCTGTCCTAAGTCCCACCCCACCTCGAACTCAATGGCTGACACAATGGTGTCAATACCCACTTTGTTACATTAATTGCTTAATTTTGCAGGAAGGAACATGGTTCAACCAGAAGCAAAAACAGAGTTTGCAGGAGTGTTTTGCAGTAATTTGCTCCAAGATTGAGGACAGGCTCCTCTTCCTCTGGTTATGCTATTATGGAGAAGGCCTACAAAGCTTGGTTGGTGCATGGTGACTATAAGATTTATTTCAGGTACAGGAAAGAGCCTCCACATGTGGATGTATATGCAATTATTGTCATGTCTGCTCCATTAAAGATAGAAGATAGGGAAATACTAAAGCCATCCCCAGCAGTAGCAAAAGACCCTACTCAAAGGAGGAAAACAGTTAGAACTTAGAATAATGTGTCCAGATTTGGGCACCCTACTTTAGGCAGGATGTCCTGAAGAGGTTgcggaagagattcactaagttttgctccaaaaataacggagagccgaacagtgctcaccgttatttcagggcaaatggaagggcAACTTCCAGCGAGCTCACATGCACAAATCTGGAATTTGCTGTAATGGATTCCCTGCTGGTTTGAAAGCTGTGCGGGAAGAACAGCTCACCAGTGAAATGGATGGACCAGCGCGAAGTTGCTGcaatgcccagctggaaacaaactaatctacacagaaactgcttttttaggtctaaactaacttttaacggcgtggtaagtcttaatgactgccaaacagcctctctggtactgaaaattaacttttaataatgtggagtctcattattcccaattttaattgttgatggacatttaaaaaaaatgttttaatttttatttttttactttctgtctcttttatctctgtcttttaattcagtatttcttaccctctctttatttcgctttctctaactgattttatattgaatttactattttagatttcacttcctggttctgactgcgcagcttgtcaaggatacattcaatctgattggttgaggggacagagatctcctttccccactcacacagctcacagattcccgggagaggacgctgcactttttgcagctcaccatcagAGGAAGTTCCCGCACTAAAGCCCGTGGATCGTTTGTGGGCAAGTTGGAGTGGCGGGCGCCGTTCATTCACCGCTCAAAGCAAATTCCAGGCCGATGCCATCAATGAGAGGCTTTGGTATTGAGGAGAGACAACCGAAACTGGGGCTCTTCATCAGGACAAAGGAGGTTAAAAAGAGttatagaagcgttcaaaattatatggggttttgttaAGGTGAATGgaggaaactatttccactggtcagcaaGTCAGTAACCACAGGATATAAATTTAGGATCACTACCAACAGAATGAAGGGCAGGTGAGGAGATTTATTTTATGTAGTGTTGTTAGGGCATAGAAACAGTGGTTGAAGCAGAATCCACAATAATTTTTCAAAGGAAAGTAGACAAATATTTGACAAGTTAAATAGGTTAtgtggaaagtgcaggggaatgactGATttggagagctggcacaggcactaaGGGCTGAATGGGCACTTTCTGTTCTATTAAATTCTATGATTCCCCATCACAAACCCAGGAAGGGACACATGCCCAAACTTTGACCAATCAAAATTAGGGGAAAGATTATAGGAACAGAGGGGCTGATTTTAGTCTTGGTACTGCCCCATTTCTCGGTGGAAATGGTGCTGCAGTGAGACCAACAGCACAGTGTGGCACCTACCTCCCCGTTACCACTGATGTCTGGCCTGCCATGATTTTACAGTGGGCCAGGAAATAGGCGTTCACTGCTCCTGCTGGAAACAGGCAGAAGCCTCAATTAATTTGTTCAAATTGGAGTCCTATGCTGTGCATAGGACCCTGATACAATTATAGTGCGGAGCACACAAGCCGTGCCCAATGGAACCCATCACAGAGCAGCCTAACCAGTAGCCTTTAAAGTCACCGCTGGACTGGAGGCTCCTCTCAAAATGTTCCAGGTAAACTTTTaactatttttgtggggccaggagaagcacgaCTGTCCCCCTCCGCGATCGGAGACCTGCCTGTCAGTGCTCCAAATGAGCAGGCAGCTCTCCAAGAATATTTTAAATAGGCCTGACCatgaaaatggtttgggcctctGATGAAGTTCATCAGGCGGGCAGTGGGCTCCACCCGATGAACGGGGTCACAGGAAAATCAACCCCATAGAACGTTCCAGCACAGAAACCAACTATTTCACCCATCAAGTCTGTGTCCATGTTTTTCTCCACATAACCCACCTAGTCTAGTTTCACTCTCCTGGTAGCTCCCCATACCTTTAatgttcctctttttcaagcaactatctaattccctttcaaattaatttatggactctgctttgTGCGGACAATTCACTTTCTAATTCTCTATGTAAATACATTTTtccaacctcccctttaattaatTTTGTCACTTTTATAaatttgtgcccccttgttaccaagGTGATCACTGGAAACAATCTATTATTATTTACCCTATCATAATCCTTCATAACCTATCTTAAAACTATTTAATCCCTAGTCTCTCTTCAGTAGGGTCACACCtcaaccctggtaacatcctagtgatTCTATGTAGCACCGTTTCCTTTGCTTCCTATAATGGGTGCCCGATAATCCAACTGAGGCCTAGCTAAGATCTTGTACAAGAtcaacattacctccttgcttctgtattccatgcctctagatacaaaaccaaggaagcATTTGTCTTTTTAGAGCCTTTTCTACTAATGCCACCTTGAATGACCAGTGTATCTGCACACTAAGGTCCCCCTGTTCCTCCTCTTCTCtattccatttaaaatcttacctaTAGAGTAGAGCAATAATCCGTCCTAGTTATAAGTTGTTAACACACCCTCTGTCCATGAGTGGTGCCTTGTGTAGTTCTGCTTGTCATTGCACTTCATTTAGTCCGAGCAGAAAATGTTTCTCAGTCATTGAGAAAAGGTCCATTGTTTTATTCTCGGTTCCATTAGATTCCTTAAATTACAGCTCACGCTAAAAGAACACGCAAATAAAATGGTGTTATTTGATGAGTAAATGTGGGAGCTACTGtcaaaattccttcatggccactGTTGTATTGACCCTATGGGGGTTATTTTGAAATTGTCTACGGTGTGTGTTTAATATAAAAATTCAGGTCAATTTTACATTAGGATTGTTTTCTCAGAAATATGCATCCCGTTTTGCTATTGCCCAGTGACTACATACACTGTTTAGTTCTCTGGTAAATTGTAATCTGATCAAACAGAACACAAGATGATAATTAACTTATTCCAAATATTGACTGACTTCATCTAGCAATTACAAAACAATAGCTTGTTTTTAATGGAAGAacactgctgaccactcaacttcccttcctggcccccatgtcagctgatattgttaacgattCCCTCTACTCAGGTACTGcccccttcccttcaaatctTCCGTCatctcctcctcaaaaaacccacccttgatccctccacccttgcaaactaccaccccacctccaacctcccttttctctccaaagtccttgaacgtgttgtcgcctccgaAATCTGTGCCCAACTTTCCCACAAGTCCATGgtcgaatccctccaatcaggtttctgcccctgccacagtactgaaacggcccgaatcaaagttacaaatgacaccCTGTGTGACAGTGGTAAACTATCCATCCTCATCCTTCACACCAAgctcctccaacgtctctcctccgttgtccagctgggtgggactgcgctcgcctggttccattcttatctatccagtcatagccagagaatcatctgcaatgtcttctcttcccacttctgcaccattatctctggagtctcctaggatctatccttgcccccccccctcctatttctcatctacatgctgcccctcggcaacatcatccgaaaacacatcagattccacattacTCTGACaacaaccagctctacctcaccaccacctctctcgacccctccactgcctctgatttgtcacgctgcttgtccggcaTAGagcactggatgagcagaaatttcctccaactaaatattgggaagaccgaagccattgtattcgatccccaccacaaactccgttccctagccaacgattccatccccctctctggccactgtctgaggttgaactggACTTTTTGCAAACCTCTgtttcctatttgaccctgagctgagcttccaactccatatcctctccatcaccaagaccgcctatttccacctctgtaatattgcccatctccgcccctgcctcaactcatacgctgctgaaaccctcatccatgccgttgccacctccagactcgactattccaatactatcctggccggcctcccaccttccaccctctgtaaacttgagctaatccaaaactctgctgcccgtatcataagtcataccaagtcccgttcacccatcacccctgtgctcgctgacctacattggcaatgactcgattttaaaattctcatccttgtgttcaaataccTCATGACCttatccctccctaactctgtaacctcctccagccctacaaacctccgagatcttccaattctggcctcttgcgcatccccagtttTTATCgctcattggcagccatgccttcaggtgcctaggccctaagctcttgaagtccctccctaaacctctccgcctctctacctctctctccttttttaagtcgctccttaaaactgacctctcctgtcctaatatctctttatgtagctcggtgtcaaattttgtctgataacactcctgtgaagtgccttgggttgttttactacgttaaaggtgctatataaatgcaagttgttataaaaAGAATGTAAGAAAACCCTGAGAACACATAGAGTGAGCATACCATCCAGTGAATTACTAGGCTTGTAGTTATTGGTTTATAGAGTAGACCAGTaaccaaatagaatcatagaatcatagaagtttacaacatggaaacaggcccttcggcccaacatgtccatgtcgcccagtttataccactaagctagtcccaattgcctgcacttggcccatatccctctatacccatcttacccatgtaactgtccaaatgctttttaaaagacaaaattgtacctgcctctactactgcctctggcagctcgttccagacactcaccacc encodes the following:
- the LOC137331612 gene encoding vitamin K-dependent protein C-like codes for the protein MVKPLCCLTFLMAACCIEVSSSTVILPGKIANDVLRIRKRDNFLFEEMRPGNLERECYEESCNFDEVKEIFQLTDAALTFWNKYVDGDQCKLNPCANNATCQDLIGGYQCHCPEGLDGRQCQYVLVATNCSDHYGHCAHFCHEIQERNRRDCSCAKGYILSENGFSCNASDKYACGQLREKLLDPRIIGGRVMRKGGSPWQVLLLNARGQFICGGVLIHQFWVLTAAHCVDDGGHFRAKLGEHNRTVVEHTEDTIRVSFVHVHHNFRRTNMDSDIALLRLAEAAIFSNYIIPVCLPTKEMAERNLLIPNKVVLVTGWGAMDENDDRIRPSTLLFINVRLTSHKLCREKLGDKITGNMVCAGSPSSRKDACKGDSGGPMVTLVNGTWFLVGLVSWGEGCGRYQTFGVYTKVTNYLDWIYSLTNN